The DNA segment GCCTAAGCAGTGAGAGTGTTTGTGTGTTTATTTCCGAGTTTCACTGAAAAGCGAATCACTTTACTTTGTCAATACTTTGTCGGTCTTTCTTACATTTAAAGCGTTCAAATTGAAAAGAGCGCTGTTAGCTGATCAATTACAATTCGTCAACAATTACCTCTCTCGTCAAGAAAGCGTCCAATTTGAAAGCAATAAAGGCCAAACAACCGGCGTCTTTTAAGCTATAATGGAGGCAGGGCTTAGTTGTCTTATTCGAAACGCCCATTAACCCACTTTGCAGTTTAACCTGCTTCGACCCTTCTGCTTTGAAAGGCTTCTATCCCTCCCTAATCCTGTTCAAAGAGGGAGCGATTGAGAGGAGTTATTATTCTAACTCGCCTGTTTGTCTGTCATCGGCGCGTGGAGTTTTGTCCTTGTTTTGCTTTCAGTTTTCTTCCTATGTGTGTTTAGTTAAGGCAGGTGGCATGCCATGTACTGACAGTCTCTTCGACAATCGCTTATTCGCATTGAAACAACCCATTTTTTGGTGGAAAACCATTTCCTCATTTCTGTCAAGGTTGCTGGAGCgtatcaaaacatttttgctggtttaaaaaatgtgtcTTCAGCAAGAGATATTTGCCCACAGGAAATGAACGTCGGGTAACTCGGGTATAGCATATAAGGTACACATAACTGTTCTTTCTGTTTGTCCAACGCGAATGTGCTTTCTTTCAAATGCTAGCAGGATGCGACCAGTTAAACTACGAGTTCTACTGTTTGTGTAAATATTGTGGTCTGCCGGTGTTGTCAAATCTGTTTTTCCGTTTTTCCAGTGTTTTTCGAGGAACTCGTCGACAACTCTCAGCAATCCTTGGATGAGCTCTTCTTCAAAACATACGGCGACCTTTACACGGAGAATTCTGAGGCCTTCACCGAATTATTTCAACAACTGAAAAGTTATTACAAGTACGTCTGCCATGAACCGGCTGTCTCACTAACGGATACGTTTGTGCAACTATAAGTTAATTCTAATCGTATTAAGTCAAATATACAATAAATCAACGGGTGCAGGTTGTGTTTGCAAAGTTGCTTCTGTATCGTTATTGCAATAGTTTCATTTTTCGTGCCAACAGGGGAGCATCGGTGGACATGGCCGACATTTTCGACTCCTTCTTCACAACCGTCATGCAAAAAGTGTTTGCGATTATGAACAAGCGCCATTTGTTCAACGATGAATATCTTCAATGCATTGCTGATAACATGAACACAGCCAAGCCGTTCGCGGACATACCCGGAAAGCTTTCAACCCAGGTATCATGCGACTTCATTGCGACCGATATCGTTCAAACTCGCTGAGAATGACTGTTGTCTGTTGAATTCCAGATAAATGTTGCGAAAATGATCCAAGTAACAATGTTCTCTGTTCGTCTGAGTTAcccaatttgtttttgttcggGCAGGTGCAACGAGCTTTCATCGCCGCCAAATCTTTCGCAGAGGGTCTGGAGGCCGGTAAACAATTCGCCTACAGCGTGGCACAAGTGAGTGAcgttttagcattttttcCTGTGAGATTGATTCAAACCATGGCTAGATCAAAATTCCTTCAAGACTTCTTTAATCCTGACTGAAATTGACATCACGTGCAAATCCTGACAGGCATGTCACTTGGCAACGACGCCTTGCAGTAGATATCAGATATTACGAACGCATAATCGCATGTTTTTCGTCCCCGTCATCTACCGTCATCCACTAATCAGTTATCGCCGTTTGCGTTTTGATTGACAGCCGTGGTACTTTTAGCTTGACATACAGACATTTGTGACAGCTGATAAAGCTTTTTAGTGAAAGCACACGTTAATGTTTGGACAGGCTTGAATGTACCATACTGTCGCTGGTTCTGCATTTTTATGCCAAAAATGACCATCTTTAACTTTTTCAGTTCTACCCGACGTCGGAATGCGCCAGTGCCTTGATGAAGATGTCATTCTGCTCAGCATGCCAGGGCTACACGTCCGTCAAACCATGTCACGGATACTGCATGAACGTTATGAAGGGATGTTTGGTCGAGTACAACGAACTCAATCATGTTTGGAACAAATACATACGTATGTTATGTGTTTTGGCTGATGTTACTTGCCTGCTGTGAATAGAGTTTTCTGGCTTTTGTTTGTATTGGAAAGATGCTGAGGCCGCCACTATAGGGGGGTTTATAGCAATGGCCGATATAGGGCCTGGTCAAGCTTGACCATCTGTGTGGCTGAAACGTGAGCTGAAAAGAAATAATTCTATTTTCAGCAAAAGAACATGTGTGTATGCAACTTATTGACtatagttaaaattttatcaaaaacttcCAGTAAATAGTTCTCTTAGAGCAGGACCTCGGGTTTAAAGAAATATCATTGTTTGCTCTTCCTGGCTGATGTTTACGCGCTCGTTAAATTgtacagaaatattttcttaaacCAACCAACGACATAATGACCACACAGAGATGTGTTGGACGAGAGGGCAGATATAATAGAGAGAGTGAGAGAGCGCGCGAAGCCCCAAGTTGTTTGTATAGACTTCTAAGGAAACCACTTCGTGGGCTCTCCGCACTGGGCATGTCCACCCGCTCGATCAATGTGGACAGTTGAGTCACGACTAGCCCAAGCATTATTTTGTTGCTCTTGTGACTCAGAGTCAGTTTGTACCTGACTCAACTTAAATATCATGTTTGATAGagttattgtaattttttttaataaattcttttaCTGGTGTGTTTGCGCTTTTGGGGCTTTTGTTAACTATAAAAATTGTTAGAGTGTATACTTCGGACGGGGAAGTGGTTTCCTGAATAGAATTGTGTAGCAGCCACATCACCGATATTACCACGCCCATTGCGTTTCAGAGAAAATATCAGCACGTTGAGTTTTTATATAAAGTACTTGGGTATTCAATCACGAAAAATAACTCGTTGATGAATAATGAAAGCGATGACGTAATGATAAAAATGATTAAAGCATTGTGGTAGCTTTGACCGGGAAGTTTCTTTCTGAAAATAACTGATAAACATGCGAGATCAGCTTGTAATGTAACTCTACCAACAATAACAATGGTAGATTAGTTGAGTTGCCAAAACTTAAAAGCGGTTTAACTTGGTTACTTTGTTTATAGACATCGTTCTCACATCCCCTTTTCATTCGTATGACGTAACAACCATTGTAACTTTATTTGAtcgtgtgtgtgtgtgtgtgtatgtGTGCAGAACAAACTGGTTTTTGTAGCAATAGCAATAATCTAAATTCTAAGTGAATATGTAAAATTAGTAAAACCTCATACATTCAATTTAAATTCTCTTCTCTTTCGGGTTCCTGTTTTTCTCCGcaacaaatatatattttCATGCCACTGATTTCATGCAGATGCTATGAAGAAGGTTCTTGACCGACTGGACGGTCCATTCAACATAGAGTTAGTTCTTGGTCAGATGGACATCGACATCTCAAACGCCATCATGCTCGTGCAAGAAAATAAGAATGACGTCACAGATCTGGTGGGTTCCTTTTCTTCGATGAATTTGATGCGTCGTGTATAGTTTTTCAACATTGCCttcacaaaattttatcatCACTTCCACGTCACAGTTTCTCATCTATCTCACGTTGCATGTCTGCTCTGGTGTGCTCTATTTCTTTGATGATTTCACCGAATCAATATACTGCGacatttttgtgtgtttgtcTAATAAATAGTTCAGTACTTAAACTTACCAAGTCCTATGCATTTTGCATAAATATCTTTTCATTTTACTCCGGAAGGTTTTCATTGAATGCGGGGAACCACCCCTGAATCCCAACTATACTTTCACCGGACTCGGGGGATTCCCGTCCTTATACACCGAGTATGACGCATATCCGGAGAACCCACCCAACCTCGGGTTTGGAAGCTACCTGCAAGAGAGCGATCACCATGGCAACGACGAAGATAAGAAACGTCACCACTCCTCGAGAAAGACGCGATCTTTGGAGAATGAAGAGGTAAAAATTTTCACTCCAAGTCTTAAATGTTTTGCCCATCATGTCCTACATTTTGTCTCGCTCTTCGCATGCTATAGTCCTACTGCAACCAGCACTTAACTTACTGTTTTGTCTGCACCGAGCGAAGAACTTTAGCTTTGTCCCTTATTCGAAAGGGTTTTTCAGCAATCGCTTTGCACAAATACGTCTCACTTTGGCATGAGATAGGGCTCTGGACcattaaacaattaatattTAAGCGATATCGATTTTTCTGTAGAACCAGATACAGGTTCTTACGCGCTTTCTGTTGTGTAAGTGCTGCGGGATTGTTGAGTAAAACGTGGTAACAATCAGCGTGGCAGTTGCCATTAAACGCTTTTTTCTTGTAGCAAACGCCACGCCACTCTCGGAGAAAGAACACAAGACGAAACGTGAGGGGCCGAAAGAAGTCACGTGACTTTGCCATATCCGAGAAACGTCCCGAAACCACTTTGGACGAAACCAGGTAAGCAGCGTCACAATGACTCGTGTATTCCAATGGACTGGATACATAATCGCCTCAATAACTTGGATACAAGTAACATATGTCAGATGTTGCTAATGTACGAGTAATCAATTTAACCCGCGTGAATTATTGATGGAAAAAGCTCCCCGTGTTATAATGGGATGTCTTTGTTATGCTCGGGCGAAGCATCTGGTACACTTCGACAATTCTTCATCGCTTGTTTTCCGTATTATGTGAATATTATTGCGTCATTATCACtcctttattacgtcacaggtACGACTACAGCGAAGAGCAGGATAGGACGGAGGAGCGGGAGTACTTCCAGGTGACGACTGCGGCCGGAACCAACCTCGGCGCCCTGGTGGAAGACGTGAGGACGTCGATCCACCAGAGCAAGAACCACTGGAAGATGATCCCACATCACGTTTGTCTGGATGAGGCCGAAGAAGACTCCAGCGCCACCTGCTGGAACGGGCACACTCAGGGAGAGTAAGTGTGTCGTCAGAATATGGGTTATTGTGATGGGATGTGCTTGGACGATGCGGAAAACTTTCAAGAACCTTTTTGGCAGATATCAGCACCCAGTGGTCATGGACGGATTCCACAACAACCCGGAAGTGGTTATTACGTCGCAGAAACCTCCCAATCACGTCATAAAGGGTCAAATCACGTCATTGAAAAACACGATTGAAATGTTGAACAGCGCTTACAGGGGATTTGACCCCCATCTGGTGGACAACGGTACAGTTGtggttttgtcaaaatttttgccAGAAATGCCGGTACCGTTCCGGGCTTACGATCAAGCCTAGTCTGTAATTACATGGTAGCCTATACCGTACGTAGCATTTACATTTACCGGTATAAACACTAAAAGTTGAGTTGGGCCTAACTACTCTCAGGCATTCCTGTTATAAAGTTTAAGTGTATTTAAAAAACTGTACGCCTGATGTGGCTCATTAAAGACAGGGGGACTCTACTTGTGCTTGTGAGTCTAGCATCAGCCATCTCGTCATAATTGCTGACACCTGTTTCGTAATAAGCGGATAATTTGCCGCATTCTGTATTCGTGACGTTAATACTGGCACATGTAGATGTTATCAAACATTCGTTTTTCGGTGAATTTActttcaaattaaattaactTGTTTTATCACCAGCCACctgttttcaataaaatagtTCAAAAATAACAGTTATAAAGCCATAGTcatattaattatatcaaatCATATAACAGTAATTGTCATAATATAGTCGTATAGTGACGATACAATAATAACCATAATACTAGACTTTTAACAATGAGAAATATTTGCGCGCAGATGATGAGGTCGACACGTACGAACCTTCCGGCGACAATTCAGGAGACGGCTCGGGGGAGGTGGAAGCGATTGAGTAAGTGTCGTTGTCACTTTAACTACATCTACCTCGTGTAGAGTCAGTTACACTGGCCGCCTTTTGCCAAGTGCAGTTTGTGTTTCGTTTTATTAAGCTTAAATTTTAATACGGTGACGAGTTTAGACGGACTTTCTTACTTGGCTCTTGGGCTTAGTTTCCATTTTATATCATAATTACATCGGTCACTTTCTGGTAGTTCGATATTTGGGTGGAAATCTATCAATTGCTTTATTTCACTTTTCAATTGCTttaatatgatttctatgttttctAGAACCGAACCGAGATCACGTGATCCTGATTTAACATGTCCAACCTGTGGCGGGTCAACCCCCTCGTTCAACGTCATCGCACTTTCGTCCGCCCTGCTTGTGGCTCTGAGGCTTGTCGTGCAATAGACATCATATAAAGTCAAAAGAGACTTTTACTTGGGACGCATCGCAGGCCCGCTTTGGGGGATTCCCGAAGCATATGGTCGGAGTTGCAGTGTTTTGTGATTAGAAACTGCGCAAGTTGTTATATCAGACTCAATATTCTTTGTATCGAtcgattttgtgtttattttttctttgccgTCAACCTCTTACGATATTTTTGTCCATTACTTAACTTTCTTGGTCTTGAATCAGCATTAGACGTAACGAAAGTCAAAGCACAGCCGTAAGAGAATGATCTTACACTGAAGCATCCGCTTCTGCTACGTTGCGTTTACTTTGTGGCTTCTGCATCTGCGTTATTGCGCCTTTCACTGTACAGGCAGTTATCAGTCATTATATTCCTAGTATTGTTGGATTTCAATGAACTATTATGACGTAGTCGTAGAGATTAATACAACATTGTTGGGTAAACACTTCACTGCCCTCGTGCGCGCTCAAGTGGTAGGTTGTTAGTGTGAGTGTTTGTGAAAACCCAAATTCTCTAAAAATCACGAATATTTGTTGCTGGCTGTGAAAGATTTTTGTTCGTGGAAGTCATCTTTTTCTGACGACATAATGCAAGATATGACGTATGCAGTGTAGATTTATTACTCGGcacttttttgtttagaaTATGTTTGTGCCTTGGTTCTGCGGTCCAAATAATTAGCGGGGCAATCTACTCTGACGTCCGTTGCTAAGCGCGCTCACTATTTCCTGTGTGATGTATCTATTGCGTGCGTTCTGTGACAAACTTCGCTTTTCAacgatttttaaaataaacacttCTCAAACAAGTCCTTGTTTTTGACATGTTGAAATTAGCTAAATATTATCTTGTATTGTTTAGTGTGTtataaaaacagtcttgtgctAACTGCTAAGAACCCTCGCAGTGTCGCAAGCAAGTGAAACCATCGTTTTCGAAATCTTGATTCAAGTAAAGATCGATACATCGGAATATGAAGAATGGTGAAGTAAAGATCGATATATCAGACAGAGATGGACATGCACAATAAAAAGAGCGTTAAAAAGATGATCGCCAACAAACTAAAGTTCCCAATCTCAATATTcatatattttgcaattttgaaagaaaacattgattgccttcgTTTTCCAGTGCTCCCACTTTCCTTTCCGACATTTTCTATCGTCCCTGCTATAGATGACGCGCTACTTTGACGACACAATTATGGGAATCCCCCAATGTTTTCTTACAAATTGGCGGGAAGCGACGTGACGTAAATGTCGTTGTCTCATTCCTTGGCCCTCGTGGTCAGGGAACGTGTAGCCTAGCTAAAGGCATAATTAGTGGATAGATTTCGAGAAGAATGCTATTTAAACTGTGGAAAGATTATAGTAGTCTATGTATGTTGAGAAAATCAAGAAGTTTGAAGCCAACATAGATGGACCCCTTTCAAAATTcttctgtattttttattccaaacTAGTTTAGTTGCTATTGCTCACAACTGCACAGTGCCATGTCTGTCCGTGTTCTCATGAACCAGCTAACGGACAATAATAAGActtcaaaataacaataacactTTCCTTTGTTGAATGCTCTTGAGTTACAGAAGCTTTTGATATCTCACCTTGAAGAGGCTGTCTTCCCAGCCATTCTTGGCATCAAGCCAGTGAAGACACTGCAAGGCCCAAGCAGAGAACACGGTTGATGTGAGGGTTCCATCACGGTAATAGCCTGGACCCAGGTCAGAACAAATTGTGATATTGTAGGATCCAGATCCTACGAAGGGCGCCTTTGTGTTCCATTGGTATGATGGTGCTGAAATTTaatgacaatatttcaaataccACAGACTCTGACAATACTATCTACTCCACAGTTACCTTTCTACAgaacaaaagtgaaaaacagTATGATGTTACACTCACTGCAACTCATGCACAGTAACTCACTGCAAATTCTCACAGACGCTCCTACCAACCTTCCTTGTCAAACTCCTTTCTAGCCATGGTGATTA comes from the Clavelina lepadiformis chromosome 5, kaClaLepa1.1, whole genome shotgun sequence genome and includes:
- the LOC143459692 gene encoding glypican-6-like — translated: MRTAFVFIITFSINFALSNGELAGGDHCMDTQVLFMIKGFNKTTPSKAIRGEMMEFCPKEYTCCTQEMEVDFKSHALHDFGMKIAMKSEAVKTTFSKKSQEINVFFEELVDNSQQSLDELFFKTYGDLYTENSEAFTELFQQLKSYYKGASVDMADIFDSFFTTVMQKVFAIMNKRHLFNDEYLQCIADNMNTAKPFADIPGKLSTQVQRAFIAAKSFAEGLEAGKQFAYSVAQFYPTSECASALMKMSFCSACQGYTSVKPCHGYCMNVMKGCLVEYNELNHVWNKYIHAMKKVLDRLDGPFNIELVLGQMDIDISNAIMLVQENKNDVTDLVFIECGEPPLNPNYTFTGLGGFPSLYTEYDAYPENPPNLGFGSYLQESDHHGNDEDKKRHHSSRKTRSLENEEQTPRHSRRKNTRRNVRGRKKSRDFAISEKRPETTLDETRYDYSEEQDRTEEREYFQVTTAAGTNLGALVEDVRTSIHQSKNHWKMIPHHVCLDEAEEDSSATCWNGHTQGEYQHPVVMDGFHNNPEVVITSQKPPNHVIKGQITSLKNTIEMLNSAYRGFDPHLVDNDDEVDTYEPSGDNSGDGSGEVEAIETEPRSRDPDLTCPTCGGSTPSFNVIALSSALLVALRLVVQ
- the LOC143458835 gene encoding uncharacterized protein LOC143458835, producing MFLTIVGQVITMARKEFDKEAPSYQWNTKAPFVGSGSYNITICSDLGPGYYRDGTLTSTVFSAWALQCLHWLDAKNGWEDSLFKLGYTFPDHEGQGMRQRHLRHVASRQFVRKHWGIPIIVSSK